The stretch of DNA CAAACGTCCGCCGCTCAGCGACGCATCGATCATCCTGCTGTGCGAGATGGACTGGCGGATGCGCCGCTCGGGCCATCGCGAGCTCGCCCGCGAGCTGGCCGATACGCTCGGGATGAGCTTCGCCTACGTGCCGGAATTCGGTATCCGCCAGGCCGACGCATCGTATCGCGAAATCTACATGGGCAATGCGATCCTGAGTGCGGAGCCGTTCGAGGACGTGAAAGTGGTTCCGCTGCCGCGTCCGATTATCAACGGAAAAGTCTGGCGCATGAACCAGCCCGGGCTGAAGCTCGTGGGGCGGCCCGCGGGAATCGTCGCGCACGCACGCTTCGCCGGTCATCGCCTGATGATGGGCGTGGTGCATCTGCACAGCAGGTGCAGTCCTGCCGAGCGCGGCCGCCAGATGGCGGCGTATATGAAGGGCCTGCCGGAACACGGGCCGGCGGTCTTCGCCGGCGATCTCAACACGACGACGATCGAACTCACCTCGGGGCCGAAGCTTCTGCACGCCGCATCGCGGATTCTTCTGACGCCGCATCGCTTTCGCGCACCCGAGCGGCACGAGCCGCTCTTTCAATGGATCGAGGCGCGCAACTTCATCACGCGCGGGGTCAACGTCCCGCGCCGCCCGACGTTCACGTTCTCGAAGCTGATCCCGCCCTTCCTGCGCCCCAAGCTCGATTGGATCGCGATCAGATCCGTGAAACCCATCGAAGGCTCCGCCCAGGTAGTCCCAGCCCGCCGCTCCCTGTTTGGCCAGCGCATCTCAGATCACGACTTCGTGATGGTCGATATCGATTTGTGACCAACTGCCGGATTTTGCGTCTTTTGGGGCAACTCTCCAAATGGCGCATCGCAAACGCTAGTCTCCGATGAACATTCGGCACGCGTCGCGCCTCGGCGCATCGGAGAATTCAACTTATGAATTTCCTACTCTATTGGGGGAGTGTCAGTCAGGTTCTGTTTGTAATCGCGGTCTTTGGCGGAGGCAGCGTGGCCGGCCTCTGTCTCGTAAGGTGGCTGGTGCCGCTCGATCGTCTGCAGAAGAACCATGAAGTCGGCGGTATTACATTTGGCGTGCTCGGCGCCTTTTATGGCTTGGTGCTGGCTTTCGTGATCGTCGCCGCCTGGGAGCGCTTCAACCAGGCCAACTACAGCGCCCACGACGAAGCGACCGCGCTCGAAAGCCTCTACACGCTGGGCGCTGCCCTTCCGGACCCTGAGAAGACCGCGCTCGATTCGGCGGTCCTCGACTATTCCAACACCGTGATCGAGAAGGAGTGGCCGGCGATGGCTGCCGAACACTTCCAGGGCGGTAAAGAGGGCGCGCACCGACTCTGGTCGGTAGTGCTCTCCTATCATCCGAGCGACAGCCGCCAGCAGCTAATCATGGACAAGGCAATCGATCAGCTGAGCGCGCTGAGTCTCGCGCGCAGCCAGCGATTTCTGTTCTACGATGACGACCTGCCGTCGGTCGTCTGGACGGTGATTTACCTGGGCTGCCTGATCACGATTGGTTTCAGCTACTTCTTCGGCAGCAACGTTTTTCGCGCGCAGATAATGATGTGCGCTTTTTTTTCGATTCTGCTCGGCATGACGATACTGGCAATTTTGGAATTGGCGCATCCGTACCAGGGCGTGGTTACGATCTCCGACGAGCCATTCCGCTACGCGCTGGCGCGAATGGAGGAAGCAAATACCTACAAGATGGCGAAGGCAGCCATGCCCGATTTGGGGTCAACTTTCTGATTGGTGACTGTCGATTTGGAGGCGCGGACGATGGCTTTCAATGGACTTGGACTTCATCTGGGCAACCTTTGGCGGCTCTCCGGTGCCGAGTCGCGCTCGATCTGCCCTGAAAATCCGACCGGCGAAAAGGGGATGGCGGCGCGCGAGGTGCCCGATGCGAAGAGCCCCGCACGCGATCTCGGCCGCGGATGGAAAGTCCGCCCCTATATCACGATCAAGCCGGGCGAAGTCGCGGTGCTGGCCGACATCAAGGGCATGGGCGCGATCCAGCAAATCTGGATGACGCCGACCGGCGCGTGGCGCTCCAGTATCCTGCGGGTTCATTGGGACGACTCGCCGAATCCCTCGATCGAATGCCCGGTCGGCGATTTCTTCGCCTGCGGATGGAACCGTTATGCGCAGATCTCGTCACTCGCCGTATGCGTGAATCCTGGCAGCGCCTTCAACTGTTACTGGGAGATGCCGTTTCGCAAGCGATGCCTGATCACGATGACCAACGTCGGCGACGATGCGATGATCCTATTCTACCAGGTGAACTACGCGCTGACCGAAGTTGCCGAGGACGCTGCCTATCTCCACGCGCAGTTTCGCCGCGTTAACCCACTGCCATACAAGAACGTCTATACGATCGTCGACGGGATCCGCGGGCAGGGCCAGTATGTCGGCACCTATCTCGCCTGGGGCGTGAACAACAACGGATGGTGGGGCGAGGGCGAGATCAAATTCTTCATCGACGGCGACGGCGAATTCCCGACGATCTGCGGCACCGGCACCGAGGACTACTTCTGCGGCTCTTACAACTTCGATGTTGGCAAGGAGCAGGGCGGCTATCGCGAATTTACGACGCCGTACTCCGGCCTCGCGCAGGTGATCCGCCCCGACGGTCTCTATCGCTCGCAGATGCGCTTCGGGATGTATCGCTGGCATATCCCGGATCCGATCCGCTTCAAGCGCGATTTGCGCGTGACGATCCAGGCGCTCGGATGGGCCGGCGATCCGTTCAAGGGCGCGAAGTTCCTGCCGCTGCAGGACGATATCGCCTCGGTCGCCTTCTGGTATCAGGCGCTTCCGCACACGCCGTTTCCGGCGCTGTCGTCGCCCGATTATCTCAGAATCGTGTGAGACTCAGGCCACGACATGATCGGAAAAGCCGTCCACGTCGTGAGTCATGATGAGCAGGTCGCGCGGCCGCCCGTTGCGATCCTCGACCCAGTCGGTCAGCACGGCCTCGACCTGGAAGCCCAGCCGCTCGAACGCAGCGCGCGCCGCGGCCTGGTCGGGCGTCATCTGCGCCGTGATCTTCTTGAGCCCGAGCGACTTGGCGAGATCGAAAATCTCCGTCGTCAGCCGCCGCCCGAGTCCCGAGCCGCGAAAGCGCGGCGATGCGTTGACGCGAATCTCGCCGATGCGCCGCGTCCATCGCGCCTGGTCCTGATGCAGACTCGCGTAGCCCGCGAGCTCGCCCTCAACTTCCGCAATCAACGTGACAGTCGTGCCGTTCTGAATGTTGGCGATCCATTGCTTGACCACGTCGCGATCGGTGATGTCGATGCGCAGGAAGAGCAGGTCGTCGGCAGGCAGTTGTCCCGCGAACGCGATTATCTTGTCGAGGTCCGTCGGCTCCATCAGGCGAATCGTCGCCTGCTTGCCGTCTCTGAGCGGTATCTGAATCGGGTAGGGACGATTGGTTTTGATCGGCTGAGCCATCGTGGCAACCTCCGCGCCGAAGCTGCTTTCGCAGATCGCTGCGTATCCTCGCAACAAGTTCGCGCCTTGGGCAAGAGCCGGATTCGAATCGCGAGCGCAAATCTTGTTTGGACATTTCAGACCGCGCCTGCCAATCTGACGATGAGCCGCGGGTCTGGGCTGAAGCTTGGCCAAATCGCGCCTGCGAGTCGTTTCAAAAGGAGGTCATCGGAACATGGCTGAAGACAAGCCTGGCGCGGCCCAGGATCTCAGCTACCGCCTCTCGACGCAGGACGCGAGTTTCATCTACGCCGAATCGCAAAGCGGTCCGCTGCATATCGGCTCGATCGGCGTGTTCGAAGGCCGCGTCGATTTCGCCGCCTGCATCGCGCATATCGAGGAGCGCATCCACCAGGTGCCGCGCTATCGCCAGCGGATCGCCGAGGCGCCGTTCAACCTCGCGCACGCGATGATGGAAGACGATCCCGGCTTCGCCGTGACAAATCATGTCTTCCGTCACGAGCTGCCTGACGGGCTGAGCGAAGAAGACGCGATCGCCGAGATGATGCGCGACTTCCAAAAGCCGCTCGATCGCAAGCGCCCGCTCTGGGAGCTGCATAACTACGAGAACTTTCTCGGCCAGCATACGGCGCTGATGTGGAAGGTCCACCACTGCCTCGTTGATGGAGTGTCAGGCGTCGAGCTCCTGAAAGTCATGTACGATTTCCGCGCCGAGCCTGAGCCGATCCCGGAGCCGAAGCCGTGGGTTCCGGCCAAGCCGTCGGGACTCATGAAGCGCTTCGCGCTCGCGATGCGCGATCGGGTGCGCGGCGCCGTCGACAACGCCGTCCGCACCGTGATCGAAGTAGCTGAGGAGCCGAGCACGTTCGTCGAGCAGGCACGGCTGGTCGGCGAGGCGGGCCGCGTGATGTCGCAGCTCATGACCCGGCCGATCATGGCGGCGCCGTGGAACGGCGTGCCAGTCACGCAGGAACGCGTGCTCGCATGGTCGAAGCAATCGTTCGCGGATTTCCGCGCGATCCGCTCGGCCTTCGGCGGCTCGGTCAACGACGTCGTGCTCGCGATGCTGACCGAGGGCGCGGCGCGCTACCTCGACCATCATGGCTACAAGGTCGAGGGCGAGCAGCTCTGCATCGGATGCCCGGTCAACGTTCGCCATCGCGAGGAGAAATCTTCATTGGGCAACCGCGTCTCGATGATGTTCCCGGTCGCGCCCGCCGCGCCGATGGACGTGGTCGAGCGCCTCAAGCTCATCAACGAGGAGACCGAGCGTATCAAGGCCGCCGGCTCGGCGCAGGCGCTGGAGTCGCTGCTCACGCTTGGTGACAATTTGTCGCCGGTGCTAATTGGCATCGGCTCGCGAATCGCGACGACCGCGATCGATGCCGCGGGGTCGTTCGCCAGGATCGCGGGATGGAAGCCGCGGCCCAACGGCTTCGCGCTGCCTGCTGTCGGCATCAACTTTATTGCGACCAATGTGCCGGGCGTGCAGGTGCCGCAGTACATGAACGGGCACATCTGCCTCGAGATGATTCCGCTGGTGCCGCTCGGCGCGACGCTCGGCTACGGCGTCGCGATCCTGAGCTACAACCGCTACCTGTACTTCGGCATGATCGCCGAGCCGCGCGTTATGCCCGACGTCGCGCTGATGAAGCAATACGTCGATGAGGCGTTCGAGGAGCTCAAGCGCCGCTGCGAAGATCAGCTTGGCGCCTCGCTCGGCGAAGCCTACGGCCAATACGCTCGCGCCGGTGGCTGAAGTTCCGCATGCCTCCAACCGCGATTGATTTGGTGCCGCAGCGATGCGGATGGGCGCGTAACGATCTCGCTCTTCGCTACCACGACGAGGAATGGGGCGTGCCGGTTCACGACGATTTGCGCTGGTTCGAGTTCCTGCTGCTCGAGGGCGCGCAGGCGGGGCTCAGTTGGGACACGATACTGCGCAAGCGCGAAAACTATCGCGCCGCCTTCGCAGCTTTCGATCCGGCACGCATCGCGAAGTTCGATAAGCGGCGAATCGCGAAGCTGCTCGCCGACGAAGGAATCGTGCGCAACCGCCTGAAGATCGCGTCGGCAATCACCAATGCGAAAGCATTTCTGACGGTGCAGGACGAATTCGGCAGCTTCGACAAATACATTTGGCGCTTCGTCGAGGGCCGCCCGCGCATCAACAAGCGGCGCGCGATGAAAGACGTCCCCGCCACGACCGCGGAATCCGACGCGATGAGCAAAGATCTCCTCAAACGAGGCTTCCGCTTCGTCGGCTCAACAATCTGTTACGCCATGATGCAGGCCACTGGCATGGTCAACGATCACGTGGTGGATTGCTTCCGTTATGCCGAGTTATCGAAGCTGAAGTGAACGGGCGCTCTCCTGATCGAGTACCAGCAAGCGCGTCTCGACCCCGTCGTCCGGCACGGTTCGATTGTTGCGGAAGTCGCGGAAACCGTGGTCGAGCAAAAGCCGCCAGAGTGCTTGTGAGCTGCAGCCGGCGGCGCGCAGCCAATAGTCATTGAACTCGCACAGGACCGCGCCGATCGCGCGCCGCGCCAGCAGCTCCGTTGCGCCACGCAGCACGGCGGGCTCGTGACCTTCAACGTCAATCTTGAGCAAGTCGATTCTATCGATCGCGAGTTCGGCGGCGAGATCGTCGAGCGTGCGGACCGCGACGAACTCGAGCGGATCAAGCCCGCCATGCGCCACCATCGTTGGGGTGAAGTTGCGTTGGTCGCCGCAGTAAAGCGGCGCGCATCCTTTCTTGTCGCTCAGTCCGCCGTGGAAGATCCTGACCTGCGGCAGGCGGTTTCGGGTGACTAGATACTGCAGGTGTTCGAAGGCGCGCGTGCTTGGTTCGACCGCGATTGCGCAACCGCTCTCGCCGACTACGCTCGCCGCGAGTGCTGTGAAATAGCCAACGTTCGCGCCCACATCGACCATCGTCATCCCAGGGCGCAGAAATCGCCTTACATAGCGCGTATCAGAACGCTCGAAGCATCCGAGATAGATCATCCGCTGAATGTGCTCGCCTAAGTCGAGCTTCATCCGCAAGCTGAAGACCTGCGCGCGATGCTCGCCGGCCGCGGGCGCGAATCGATTCACAAGATGAATCTTTCCGCGGAACTGGATCGGCCGAAGGAAATCAAAAACGCGGTCGCTCGCCAACATTTTATCGATCAGGGTCACAATGCCAAACGCGACTACAGATTCATCTGCACGATCGTGGCGCCGGCTCCCCCCTGATGCGGTTCGGCCTGGCGATACGACGAGCAGTAGGACGACGTGCTGAGGTACTCGGCGACCGCTTTGCGCAGCGCGCCAGAGCCGATGCCGTGGATGATGCGCACTTCGGGACGGTTGGTCAGGAACGCCTGGTCAAGGAATTCCTCGAGCTTGCGCAGCGCGTCCGTGGTGCGCATCCCAATGAGATTCACTTCGCTTTTTTCGCGATCGTCCGAGGAGAACGTGATCGTCTCGGCACGCGGCTTGGGCGCGTGAGTTTCCTCTTTCGAGCGCGCGCGCCGTAGCCTGTCCGGCGCGACTTCAATTCTGAGTCCGCCGCGCGCTAGCACGGCGCGGCCTTCGTCGAGCGCGACCAGCTCGCCGCGGATATCGCCGATCTCGACATGGTCGCCGACTTTGAGCGGCCGATCGTCGTCCTCGGCGGCTTCTTCGCGCGGCGCCGCCTGCTCCAGTTTTTCACTCGCGCGCGTGATGAACGCGGTCAGGTCGGGACGAGCCTTGGCGCGCGTCTTGAGCTCCGCCATCAGGTCGCCGCCCTCGCGCTTGAACTCGTTGATCAGCTCGGCGACCTCGCTGCGAAGCCGCGCGCGTTCGGTCTCAAGCCGCTCCTGCGCCTTCTGACTTGACTCGCGGGCCGTGCGTTCCTGTTCCCACAGCGATCGCTCGCGCTGCTGTAGCTTCTCGGTTTCTTCGGCGAGGCGGGTGCGTTCGTCTTCGAGCTTTTTCAACGCCTCGGACAACTCGGCGCTGCCTTCGCCCATTGCGTCCTGCGCCGCCTGGATTACCGCGGCCGGCAATCCGAGCCGGCGCGCGACCGCGATTCCATAGCTCTGGCCGATTGTGTGCGGCTTCAATCGATAGAGCGGCGCCAGATGCTCGGGATCGAAATCGACCGCGGCCGCGTCGAAACCGGCGCGCGAATAGGCATGCAGCTTCACCGCCGTCGAATGCGTTGCGATCGCGACCAGGCATCGGCGCGCGCCGAGATGATTCATGAGCCCGATTGCGAGCGCGGAGCCCTCGGCCGGATCGGTGCCCGCGCCGGGCTCGTCGAGAATCACCAGCGCGGGCTCTTCGAGCAGGCGCAGGATCTCCGACAGGTTGGCGATGTGGCCCGAGAAACTCGAGAGGTTTGCCGCAATCGATTGTTCGTCGCCGATATCGGCGAACACGCTGCGAAACACCATCGCCTTGCTGCCGGTCTGGGCGGGAATCAGAAGCCCTGCCTGCGCCATCAGCGAGAAGAGCCCCAGCGTCTTGAGCGCGACGGTCTTGCCGCCGGTGTTGGGTCCCGAAATCACGAGGCCGCGCTGCCCCGGCGCGATCCTGACGTCGATCGGCACGACTTCGCGTCCACTGGTTGTGAGCAGCGGATGGCGCGCGGCGATGAACTCGATTCCGTCCCCTACGATCGCGGGCTCGATACCACTGTAGCGCTGCGCGAACTTGGCGCGCGCGTTGAGCGCGTCGAGCGCAACCAGCGCGTTGAAGGTGAGCCCGAGCTCCTCGGCATAGCCGCCGACCATCGCGGTGAGCTGCGCCAGGATGCGCGTCTCCTCGGCCTCGACCTCGCGCTCCAGCATCATCAGACGGTTGTTGAGCTCTACTGCCCACATCGGTTCGACGAACAGCGTCTCGCCCGACACGCTGCGGTCCTGCACGATTCCTTCGAGGCGCTCGGAGTAGTTGAGTTTGAGCGGCAGCACGAAGCGGCGATTGCGCAGCGTGACGAGAGTATCGGAGACGAAGGGTTCCATACCCGACGAGCTGAGCGAGCGCATCAGGCGCGCCTCGAGATCGGCGCGCTCGTCGCGCAGGCGCGTGCGCAAGCGTTTCAGCTCCGGGCTCGCATCATCGAGCAACGAGCCGTCGTCGCCGAGCGCGCGCAGGAGCGCATCGGCCAGCTCCTTGGGCGCGAGCAGGTTTTGCGTGAACGCGGCGACATGCGGAAAGCGCTCGACGCGCGAGCGCAGGAAGCCGGCCGCGGTGCGGGCAGTCACGACGAACTCGCGCACCTGCACGAGAGAGACGCCGTCGAGAATCGCGCCGACGCGCGAGGCCGCGAGCAGCAGCGCGCGCTGGTCGCTGAACTCTCCGATCGGCACCGAGCCCGAATGCTCGCGCAGCTCGACCATCTCGGCCGTCGCGCGCAGGCGCTCGCGCACTTCGTCGGGATGCGACGCCGGGCGCAACGCCGCGAGCGTCTCCCGCCCCGGCTCAGAGGCCGCAAACTCGGTGACGAGCGCGAGCACCTTGTCGTACTCGAAGGCTTTCAGATCGCGGTCGCGCATAAAATTTCGTGGCCGGCGCGAGTGCATACGCATCGCATCGGCGATGGGTTATATCTACTCCGAGCGCAAAGTCCGCGCAGCAGGGCTGCTCTCCGTCCCCTCTCCTGGTTAAGGAGAAGGATTCAGAAAATGAGGAGAGTGCATTTTCTTATGGGTAGTTTCTGATGGATCGAATCGAATCTCGAATCAGCACTTCTTCCGACGAGTTCAAACAGAATCGGGCGGCGATGCTTGAGCGCGTGACTCAGCTTCGTTCCGAGATCGAGCGAATTCGCCTCGGTGGCCCGGAGAATGCGCGCCAGCGGCATCTCGAGCGCGGCAAGCTGCTCGCACGCGATCGCGTGAAGCGGCTGCTCGATCCGTCGAGTCCGTTCCTCGAGCTTTCGATGCTCGCGGCGCACGGCATGTACGATGGCGAGGCGCCGGGTGCCGGAATCGTTACTGGCATCGGGCGAATCCAGGGACGCGAGGCCGTTATCGTCGCCAACGACGCAACCGTGAAAGGCGGCACGTATTATCCGATCACGGTGAAGAAGCATCTGCGCGCGCAGGAAATCGCGATGCAGAATCATCTGCCGTGCATCTACCTGGTCGATTCGGGAGGCGCCTTCCTGCCGCTGCAGGCTGATGTTTTCCCTGACCGCGAGCACTTTGGACGAATTTTCTACAACCAGGCGCGGATGTCCGCGATGGGCATTGCACAGGTCGCAGCCGTGATGGGCTCGTGCACCGCGGGCGGCGCGTATGTTCCCGCGATGTGCGACGAGAGCATAATAGTGCGCAACCAGGGCACCATTTTTCTTGCCGGTCCGCCTCTGGTGCGCGCGGCGACGGGAGAAGAGGTCACTGCCGAGGAGCTGGGCGGCGGTGATGTGCATACGCGGCTCTCGGGCGTGAGCGATCATCTCGCCGACGATGATGAGCATGCGCTCGAAATCGCGCGCTCGATTTTCGAAAATCTCGGGACTCGCACGGTGCGGGATGAGTTCCAGCCCGATGCGCCCGAAGATCCTCAATACGATCCTGCGGAGCTTTACGGGATCATCCCGACTGACACGCGCAAGCCTTACGACGTGCGCGAAGTGATCGCGCGTATCGTCGATGGCTCGCGGATGCACGAGTTCAAGCCGCGCTACGGCACCACGCTCATCACCGGCTTCGCGCGAATCTTCGGCTACGAAGTCGGCATCATCGCCAACGCCGGCGTGCTGTTCAGCGAGTCGGCGCTGAAGGCGACGCACTTCATCGAGCTCTGCTGCGCGCGGCGAATCCCGCTCATTTTTCTACAGAACATCACCGGGTTCATCGTCGGCAAGCGTTACGAGCAGGGCGGTATCGCCAAGGATGGAGCCAAGATGGTGAACGCAGTTGCGAATGCGCAGGTGCCGAAGTTCACCGTGATCATCGGCGCGTCGAACGGCGCGGGAAATTACGGGATGTGCGGGCGGGCGTACTCGCCGCGGCTGCTCTTCATGTGGCCGAATTCGCGAATCTCCGTGATGGGCGGGGAGCAGGCCGCCAACGTGCTGCTTACGGTCAAGCTCGACCAACTGAAGCGCGAAGGTAAGGCGATGCCCGATGCGGAGCAGAAAGAGTTCGTGCGCCCGACGCTCAACAAGTACGAAGAGGAATCGAGCTGTTATTATTCGAGCGCGCGGTTGTGGGACGACGGCGTGATCGATCCCATCGAGACGCGCGCCGCGCTCGCGCTGGGGATCGCGGCATCGTTGAATGCGCCGATCGCGCCGTCAGCGAATTTCGGTGTGTTGCGGATGTAATGTTCTTCAGAAAAAGACTCGCCACCAAGGCCACAAAGACACGAGGCGGGCAGCGACGCCCGCCCCACCGCATTTTTTCAGAACAACGCCCGATCAACGAGACCGCGCTCACGATGCTGCCTGCCGATTCCGCAATCAGCGCTTCACGGCGCCGACGACCAGTAGGACAATACCGACCGCGATGGCGCCTTCTGCTACCAGCGGCGGGATCACGTGCTGCTGAGTTTCGTTGGCCTCGACGTGAACGTCGCCGAGCTTGGCGACTTCCTTGGTCTGATTGGTGGTGAAAACCGGGATCGCAAGGCCGGCGAGGCCAAGCAGGAGAATCGCGGCACCAGCCATGAGGATGCTTTTCATGAGTCGGCTCTCTCCGTGCGTCTTCGAGACATCGCAATGAGAGCAGCCGCCGTGCCAACCGATAGTTGAGCGATCAACTCGCAGGGGCGATCTTCCGAAAGTACCGACCGTGAATATTTTTCCGCTAACGACTTAGCCCAGGAAGTGCACCGCGATCAGTATGTTGCTCAGGAGGAAGGCGACGGGGATTACGATGCGCGAGATGGCGCGCAGGCGGATGCCCAGGTCGCGGCGGCGGTCTGAGCGATGCGTCACGTGCACCATCATCAGCTCGCCCATCGCGAGGAACACGAATACGTAGCATTGCAGGAAGAACGCATCGATGTACGTGAGATACGGCACGCGCGGCATCGTTGCCGAGATCGCGAATGCGAAGGCGATCACGGTCAGGATGGTCGTGACCGCCACCGTCACCTGGGTTGACAGGTCGCGCGCCTCAACCCAGAAGACCGCCCACGACAGCATTACCATCAGGAGCAGAGGCACGAAGACCTTCCAGATATAGAAGCTCGACTTGCGCTTCACACCGATCTGGAATTCGACTTCGCTGATCGGCGATCCATCATAGCCTTTCGCGGCGTGCACCTCCGGCTCGACGACCTGGAGCTGCCACTGCGCGAGCGAGCTGTAGGCGTTGAACTCGCTCGCCGTCCATAGGTGATGGTCGTTGAGGCTCAGCGTGATGAAGCGGCCCGAGCCGAGGAATGGATGGATGATTATCGGCAGGAGCTGTGAATCGAATGGGAAGCGATGCAGCCGGAAGCGGGCCGACAGCAGCACGCGGAAGCGCTCTGCGTAGTTGACGCTGCCGTCGGGCCTGACGAGAGCGATCGCATCGTAAACCTGCCGCGCACCGGCGGCGTTTATGATCTCGAGGCGCGGGGTCCAGATTTCACCGGGATGATAGAGGCGCCCGGGGTGCTGAGGATCGGGAGTGAACGCGAGCCGCGGGTCCTTCCACCGCAGCAGCAGGTAGCCGTCAACTGAATACTGCTCGTTGACCTCGTCGATCGAAGAGATGTTGAGAATATGGAGGCCGACGCCGACGTCGATGTTCTGGCCGAGCACCAGAGGCGGCGCGAGGATCGGATTGCGCGCGGGCGGCTCGGGCTCGGCCGCTCCCGGACTTTCGGCGCCATACGCAGACACCAGGCAGATCAGCAGCATCGCGGCTGCCGCTGCCAGCGTTCGCCACCACCCCGCCCGTCTCATCGTTGCTCATTCACCTGGGCTCAACATCTTGTCAGGCCGGACCATCCGATCAAAGTCCTCGCCGCTGAGATAGCCGAGCGCGAGCGCCGCCTCGCGCAGCGTGGTGCCCTCGTGATGCGCCTTCTTGGCGACGGCGGCGGCCTTATCGTAGCCGATATGGGGACTGAGCGCGGTTACGAGCATGAGAGAATTGTCGACGTAGCGCGTGATCTGCTCGCGATTGGGTTCGATGCCATCCACACAATACTTGCGGAAAGAATCGCATGAATGTCCGAGCAGCACTACCGAGTGCAGGAAGTTGTGGATGATGAGCGGCTTGAAGACGTTGAGCTCGAAGTTGCCCTGCGAGCCCGCGGCGGTGATCGCGGTGTCGTTGCCGATCACCTGGATGCAGACCATCGTCATCGCTTCGCTCTGCGTCGGATTCACTTTGCCCGGCATGATCGACGAGCCCGGCTCGTTCTCGGGCAGGATCAGCTCGCCGAGGCCGGAGCGCGGCCCCGAGCCCATCCATCGCACGTCGTTGGCGATTTTCATCAACGAGCAGGCCAGAGTCTTGAGCGCGCCCGAGCCCATCACGAGCGCGTCGTGGGCGGCGAGGGCGGCGAACTTGTTGGGCGCGGACTTGAACGGCAGTCCGGTGTAGAGCGCGATCTTCGCTGAG from Candidatus Binataceae bacterium encodes:
- a CDS encoding carboxyl transferase domain-containing protein, translated to MDRIESRISTSSDEFKQNRAAMLERVTQLRSEIERIRLGGPENARQRHLERGKLLARDRVKRLLDPSSPFLELSMLAAHGMYDGEAPGAGIVTGIGRIQGREAVIVANDATVKGGTYYPITVKKHLRAQEIAMQNHLPCIYLVDSGGAFLPLQADVFPDREHFGRIFYNQARMSAMGIAQVAAVMGSCTAGGAYVPAMCDESIIVRNQGTIFLAGPPLVRAATGEEVTAEELGGGDVHTRLSGVSDHLADDDEHALEIARSIFENLGTRTVRDEFQPDAPEDPQYDPAELYGIIPTDTRKPYDVREVIARIVDGSRMHEFKPRYGTTLITGFARIFGYEVGIIANAGVLFSESALKATHFIELCCARRIPLIFLQNITGFIVGKRYEQGGIAKDGAKMVNAVANAQVPKFTVIIGASNGAGNYGMCGRAYSPRLLFMWPNSRISVMGGEQAANVLLTVKLDQLKREGKAMPDAEQKEFVRPTLNKYEEESSCYYSSARLWDDGVIDPIETRAALALGIAASLNAPIAPSANFGVLRM
- a CDS encoding endonuclease MutS2 — protein: MRDRDLKAFEYDKVLALVTEFAASEPGRETLAALRPASHPDEVRERLRATAEMVELREHSGSVPIGEFSDQRALLLAASRVGAILDGVSLVQVREFVVTARTAAGFLRSRVERFPHVAAFTQNLLAPKELADALLRALGDDGSLLDDASPELKRLRTRLRDERADLEARLMRSLSSSGMEPFVSDTLVTLRNRRFVLPLKLNYSERLEGIVQDRSVSGETLFVEPMWAVELNNRLMMLEREVEAEETRILAQLTAMVGGYAEELGLTFNALVALDALNARAKFAQRYSGIEPAIVGDGIEFIAARHPLLTTSGREVVPIDVRIAPGQRGLVISGPNTGGKTVALKTLGLFSLMAQAGLLIPAQTGSKAMVFRSVFADIGDEQSIAANLSSFSGHIANLSEILRLLEEPALVILDEPGAGTDPAEGSALAIGLMNHLGARRCLVAIATHSTAVKLHAYSRAGFDAAAVDFDPEHLAPLYRLKPHTIGQSYGIAVARRLGLPAAVIQAAQDAMGEGSAELSEALKKLEDERTRLAEETEKLQQRERSLWEQERTARESSQKAQERLETERARLRSEVAELINEFKREGGDLMAELKTRAKARPDLTAFITRASEKLEQAAPREEAAEDDDRPLKVGDHVEIGDIRGELVALDEGRAVLARGGLRIEVAPDRLRRARSKEETHAPKPRAETITFSSDDREKSEVNLIGMRTTDALRKLEEFLDQAFLTNRPEVRIIHGIGSGALRKAVAEYLSTSSYCSSYRQAEPHQGGAGATIVQMNL